From Macrobrachium rosenbergii isolate ZJJX-2024 chromosome 55, ASM4041242v1, whole genome shotgun sequence, a single genomic window includes:
- the LOC136835796 gene encoding glutamate receptor ionotropic, kainate 2-like gives MWFAARYLEMKQSHLGTWYANSADEGEIEEGFLGGNTEFLNRTSSHTSKGSNRLSFTMPVKYDRRKDLSGVHFVVTFVRDGHAHFKTFDSAQNKHILSGFYGEVWETLKDRLNFTYTIRSPEDGEYGRLRNGSWTGLISDVLNKRADVIVAFLSQTYERAQVIDYSSVLLKFSYRIFARPSTSGLLSWTSYTQPFTSELWASIVAVLLLLAAAFWSLSHYYQVKDGKLELESNLVQCKRDSLLLPWAALTQQGWPYTPDITGLRIVFWTAYVFGVMILTSYSAKLVSFLTVTGNGLLFDSLEDLRALGNYRLGILKGSVLEDFFRKPTFRVYWNSLIAPYEDTLPLTYEELRGSALASPKYGYVGSYEVQRLDPIGACTFRSARQHLLFNDGSLAWGKGFPYGPVLNHYINKMRETGILHKLKLKWYPEPYSCPAPTVIALDLKTVFTAFVLLALGTGLSVFILLGEILYAHYNQKTRVIGKHFYSY, from the exons ATGTGGTTCGCCGCCAGGTACCTGGAAATGAAACAGAGCCATCTGGGTACTTGGTACGCCAACTCTGCTGACGAAGGAGAGATTGAGGAGGGCTTCTTAGGAGGAAATACAGAATTCCTCAACAGGACCTCCTCACACACGTCCAAGGGCTCGAATAGATTGTCCTTCACGATGCCGGTGAAGTACGATCGACGGAAGGACCTGTCAGGTGTCCACTTCGTGGTGACCTTCGTCAGG GATGGTCATGCACACTTTAAAACGTTTGACAGCGctcaaaacaaacatattttatcAGGGTTCTACGGCGAAGTTTGGGAAACGCTCAAGGATCGCCTCAATTTCAC GTACACCATTCGGTCACCAGAGGATGGAGAATATGGCCGCCTGCGGAACGGATCCTGGACAGGTTTGATATCTGATGTCTTGAACAAGAGAGCTGACGTCATCGTAGCTTTCCTCTCCCAGACGTACGAAAGAGCGCAAGTTATTGACTATTCTTCTGTACTTCTCAAATTCAG TTATCGCATCTTCGCCCGCCCTTCAACCAGTGGCCTTCTTTCCTGGACTTCGTACACGCAGCCTTTTACTTCGGAGCTTTGGGCATCCATAGTCGCTGTATTGCTTCTCCTAGCGGCTGCTTTCTGGAGTCTCTCTCACTACTACCAAGTGA AAGACGGGAAGTTGGAACTGGAATCCAACTTAGTACAATGCAAGAGAGACTCTTTACTCCTGCCCTGGGCGGCTCTCACACAGCAAG GCTGGCCCTACACACCTGACATAACCGGACTTAGAATAGTGTTTTGGACTGCTTACGTGTTTGGCGTGATGATCTTGACTTCGTATTCGGCCAAACTCGTGTCCTTCTTGACTGTCACGGGGAATGGACTCCTTTTCGACTCCCTGGAAGACCTCAGGGCTCTTGGGAATTACCGTCTGGGAATCCTCAAGGGCTCTGTGTTGGAGGATTTCTTCAGG AAGCCCACCTTCAGAGTGTACTGGAATTCGCTAATAGCACCTTACGAGGACACCCTCCCTCTCACGTACGAAGAACTGCGGGGCAGCGCCCTTGCCAGTCCGAAATACGGATACGTAGGATCCTATGAGGTCCAGAGACTGGATCCTATAGGAGCTTGCACCTTCCGCTCCGCGAGGCAGCATCTGCTCTTCAACGATGGGTCCTTGGCGTGGGGAAAAGGATTCCCATACGGACCTGTGCTGAACCATTA cATTAACAAAATGAGGGAGACGGGCATACTCCACAAACTCAAGCTGAAATGGTATCCGGAGCCTTACAGTTGTCCCGCCCCTACGGTGATCGCCTTGGATTTGAAAACG